A genomic segment from Kyrpidia tusciae DSM 2912 encodes:
- a CDS encoding NAD(P)/FAD-dependent oxidoreductase, giving the protein MGMDIHHAAEQTDVAVIGGGPSGLFAAFYCGMRGLSCRVIESLPQLGGQLTALYPEKFIYDVAGFSKIRAGDLIERLKEQMMQFEPDIRLSEQVLKLEKLDERLFALHTTKGMHTAKAVIICGGIGMFTPRKLPAAEAADFEGRGIDYLMQETEAYRDKRVLVVGGGDSAVDYALMLEPVARQVTLIHRRDQFRAHEHSVRRLHDSSINVHVFTELQAIHGGDRVEGATLLNNRTKETREIAVDVILSGLGFSASLGPMKTWGLKIEGNEIVVNSRMETNVPGVFAVGDINTYPGKVKLIVAGFGEATIAVNHAKTYIDPSARTNPGHSSSRTDMPVDRVVTGSR; this is encoded by the coding sequence ATGGGAATGGACATTCACCACGCCGCGGAACAAACCGACGTCGCTGTGATCGGGGGCGGCCCCAGCGGCTTGTTTGCGGCATTCTACTGCGGGATGCGCGGACTTTCCTGCAGGGTGATCGAGAGTCTGCCTCAGTTGGGCGGCCAATTGACCGCCCTGTACCCAGAAAAGTTTATTTATGATGTGGCGGGGTTTTCGAAAATCCGGGCCGGGGATCTGATCGAGCGCCTCAAAGAGCAAATGATGCAGTTTGAGCCGGATATTCGCCTGTCTGAACAGGTTCTGAAACTCGAAAAACTGGATGAGCGCCTCTTCGCCCTCCACACGACCAAAGGGATGCACACCGCCAAGGCGGTTATCATCTGCGGCGGGATCGGCATGTTCACGCCGCGCAAACTCCCGGCCGCCGAAGCCGCGGATTTTGAAGGACGGGGCATCGATTATTTGATGCAAGAGACGGAGGCCTATCGCGACAAGCGGGTGCTGGTGGTCGGCGGCGGGGATTCGGCGGTGGATTACGCGCTCATGCTCGAACCCGTGGCCCGGCAGGTCACCCTCATTCATCGCAGGGATCAATTCCGGGCGCACGAGCACAGCGTCAGGCGGCTGCACGACAGCTCCATCAACGTTCACGTGTTCACCGAACTCCAGGCGATTCACGGCGGGGACCGGGTAGAAGGAGCCACGCTTCTCAACAACCGGACCAAAGAAACCCGGGAGATCGCTGTGGATGTCATTCTCAGCGGCCTTGGCTTCAGCGCCTCCCTTGGCCCCATGAAGACCTGGGGGCTCAAGATCGAGGGGAATGAAATCGTCGTCAACAGCCGGATGGAGACCAACGTTCCCGGGGTGTTCGCGGTGGGGGACATCAATACCTACCCGGGAAAGGTAAAATTGATCGTCGCCGGTTTTGGCGAGGCGACGATCGCGGTCAACCACGCAAAAACGTATATCGATCCCAGCGCCCGCACCAACCCGGGCCACAGCTCCAGTCGCACCGATATGCCCGTGGACCGCGTGGTGACCGGGTCGCGGTAA